A single genomic interval of Cucumis sativus cultivar 9930 chromosome 7, Cucumber_9930_V3, whole genome shotgun sequence harbors:
- the LOC101209637 gene encoding phenylcoumaran benzylic ether reductase POP1 isoform X2 gives MAAKSKILIVGGSGYVGKFMVEASAKAGHPTYVLLRHSTLSNHSKSHIVNNFKTLGVHFLFGDLYDHESLVKAIKEVDVVISTVGHDQLPDQCTLISAIKEVGHIKRFFPSEFGNDVDRVRGVEPAKSAFAAKAKVRRALEASRIPYTIVSSNFFDDWFLSSLAQPEPSTPPFPPRDRVFIIGDGNPKAIFNKEEDIATYTIRTVDDPRTLNKIVYVRPPKNIYSFNDLVSLWENKIGKTLQKIYIPEAQVLKNISATEIHDDIESN, from the exons ATGGCAGCCAAAAGCAAGATTTTGATTGTGGGAGGGAGTGGCTATGTTGGTAAGTTTATGGTGGAAGCAAGTGCCAAGGCTGGCCATCCAACCTATGTTCTTCTTAGACATTCTACTCTCTCCAACCATTCCAAGTCTCATATTGTCAACAATTTCAAGACCTTGGGGGTCCATTTTCTCTTT GGTGATTTATATGATCATGAGAGTTTAGTTAAGGCAATTAAAGAAGTGGATGTGGTGATATCAACCGTAGGGCATGATCAATTACCTGATCAATGTACACTCATCTCTGCCATCAAAGAAGTTGGCCATATTAAG AGATTCTTCCCATCAGAATTTGGGAATGATGTGGATCGTGTACGTGGTGTTGAGCCAGCAAAATCAGCTTTTGCTGCAAAGGCTAAAGTTCGTAGAGCTTTGGAGGCTTCAAGGATTCCTTATACAATTGTTTCCTCTAATTTCTTTGATGATTGGTTTCTGTCAAGTTTGGCTCAACCTGAACCTTCTACTCCACCGTTTCCACCTAGAGATCGAGTTTTTATCATTGGAGATGGAAATCCCAAAG CAATATTCAACAAGGAAGAAGACATTGCAACTTACACAATTAGAACTGTGGATGATCCAAGAACTTTAAACAAAATCGTTTATGTTAGACctcctaaaaatatttactcctTCAATGATCTTGTCTCTCTTTGGGAGAATAAAATTGGCAAAACCCTCCAGAAAATCTATATTCCAGAGGCTCAAGTGCTGAAGAACATTTCAg CGACGGAGATCCACGACGACATCGAATCTAATTAA
- the LOC101209637 gene encoding phenylcoumaran benzylic ether reductase Pyrc5 isoform X1 gives MAAKSKILIVGGSGYVGKFMVEASAKAGHPTYVLLRHSTLSNHSKSHIVNNFKTLGVHFLFGDLYDHESLVKAIKEVDVVISTVGHDQLPDQCTLISAIKEVGHIKRFFPSEFGNDVDRVRGVEPAKSAFAAKAKVRRALEASRIPYTIVSSNFFDDWFLSSLAQPEPSTPPFPPRDRVFIIGDGNPKAIFNKEEDIATYTIRTVDDPRTLNKIVYVRPPKNIYSFNDLVSLWENKIGKTLQKIYIPEAQVLKNISEAEYPLNMRLALYHSVFVKGDQTYFDIDPSIGVEATALYPDIKYTTVDQFLNKFV, from the exons ATGGCAGCCAAAAGCAAGATTTTGATTGTGGGAGGGAGTGGCTATGTTGGTAAGTTTATGGTGGAAGCAAGTGCCAAGGCTGGCCATCCAACCTATGTTCTTCTTAGACATTCTACTCTCTCCAACCATTCCAAGTCTCATATTGTCAACAATTTCAAGACCTTGGGGGTCCATTTTCTCTTT GGTGATTTATATGATCATGAGAGTTTAGTTAAGGCAATTAAAGAAGTGGATGTGGTGATATCAACCGTAGGGCATGATCAATTACCTGATCAATGTACACTCATCTCTGCCATCAAAGAAGTTGGCCATATTAAG AGATTCTTCCCATCAGAATTTGGGAATGATGTGGATCGTGTACGTGGTGTTGAGCCAGCAAAATCAGCTTTTGCTGCAAAGGCTAAAGTTCGTAGAGCTTTGGAGGCTTCAAGGATTCCTTATACAATTGTTTCCTCTAATTTCTTTGATGATTGGTTTCTGTCAAGTTTGGCTCAACCTGAACCTTCTACTCCACCGTTTCCACCTAGAGATCGAGTTTTTATCATTGGAGATGGAAATCCCAAAG CAATATTCAACAAGGAAGAAGACATTGCAACTTACACAATTAGAACTGTGGATGATCCAAGAACTTTAAACAAAATCGTTTATGTTAGACctcctaaaaatatttactcctTCAATGATCTTGTCTCTCTTTGGGAGAATAAAATTGGCAAAACCCTCCAGAAAATCTATATTCCAGAGGCTCAAGTGCTGAAGAACATTTCAg AGGCTGAATATCCCCTAAACATGAGGCTAGCACTTTATCATTCTGTATTCGTGAAGGGAGATCAAACCTATTTTGATATTGATCCATCAATTGGAGTGGAAGCCACAGCTTTATATCCAGATATTAAATATACAACTGTTGATCAATTTCTCAATAAGTTTGtttga